One stretch of Oryzias latipes chromosome 7, ASM223467v1 DNA includes these proteins:
- the pkig gene encoding cAMP-dependent protein kinase inhibitor gamma, producing MMDVETSYSDFINCDRTGRRNAVPDISGEDKAVGSTSELSKDMAEMDLKAGEGNPGPSPAPPTEGSISQETQGGGGPS from the exons ATGATGGACGTGGAGACGTCGTACTCAGACTTCATCAACTGTGATCGCACAGGCCGCAGGAATGCCGTGCCCGACATCTCAGGAGAGGACAAAGCCGTGGGCAGCACAAGCGAGCTCTCCAAAGACATGGCGGAGATGGATCTGAAGGCCGGAG AAGGAAACCCAGGACCCTCTCCAGCCCCCCCGACAGAAGGCTCCATCAGCCAAGAGACGCAGGGAGGGGGAGGCCCATCCTAA